The following proteins are encoded in a genomic region of Hypanus sabinus isolate sHypSab1 unplaced genomic scaffold, sHypSab1.hap1 scaffold_162, whole genome shotgun sequence:
- the LOC132387188 gene encoding probable G-protein coupled receptor 139, with translation MLETFYRIKDTYYLVILAIAVPVNIVAIAILSRAKCGLSTCTTRYLVAMAAADLTAVVTAFFTRIKYYSSRSYLETYPLCSIIFVLQCASRDCSVWLTVTFTFDRFVVICCQKLKASYCTGRTSALVLVITCTIMCLKNIPFYFIHIPREIIDGVLWFCKLNPAYYTENQWVSFDQFDKSLTPLIPFALILILNALTVRHILAASRVRKGLRGQRKGENCSDPEMESRRRSAILLFTISGSFIILWLATVVNFFKYNVGGTDPNNYTDSEFILKALGYMLQNLSLCTNTFIYGVTQSKFREQFIAAVKWPVITIVRLIRRQNN, from the exons ATGTTGGAAACTTTTTACCGCATCAAGGATACCTACTACCTGGTCATTCTGGCGATCGCTGTGCCCG TGAACATAGTGGCGATTGCAATCCTGTCCCGGGcgaagtgcggtctctccacgTGCACCAcacgctacctggttgccatggcagcggcggatctgacGGCTGTCGTCACTGCATTCTTTACCCGGATCAAGTACTATTCCTCCAGATCCTACCTGGAGACGTATCCCTTGTGTAGCATTATCTTTGTACTGCAATGTGCTTCCAGAGACTGTTCGGTCTGGctcaccgtcaccttcaccttcgatcggtttgtcgTCATTTGTTGTCAGAAGTTAAAAGCCAGCTATTGCACAGGAAGGACCTCGGCCTTGGTTCTGGTGATCACCTGCACTATTATGTGTTTAAAAAATATCCCCTTCTATTTTATTCATATCCCAAGAGAGATAATCGATGGTGTTTTATGGTTTTGTAAGCTAAATCCAGCATATTACACTGAAAACCAGTGGGTGAGCTTTGACCAATTCGACAAGAGTTTAACCCCACTGATTCCATTCGCACTAATTCTGATCCTCAACGCCCTGACGGTCCGGCACATTTTAGCGGCCAGTCGGGTTCGTAAGGGACTGAGGGgtcagagaaagggggagaactGCAGTGACCCGGAAATGGAAAGCAGGCGGCGCTCTGCCATCCTCCTCTTCACCATATCCGGCAGCTTTATCATTTTGTGGTTGGCGACTGTTGTCAACTTCTTCAAGTATAACGTCGGAGGGACAGATCCCAATAATTACACCGATTCTGAATTTATCTTAAAAGCACTTGGATACATGTTACAGAACCTGAGTctgtgcacgaacacatttatataTGGAGTAACACAGtctaagttcagagagcagttcatagcCGCAGTTAAATGgccagtgatcacaattgtaCGCTTAATCAGGAGACAAAACAACTGA